Part of the Desulfohalovibrio reitneri genome is shown below.
ATTCTGGATCCCGCGCGGGGCGGCTCGCCGCGTGGACAGGCGCAGGCCACCGCCCACGCCCCCACCTGCGGCGAGGCGGACGCACTGGCCACGGCCCTGCTGGTGGGCGGCCCAAGGCGAGGGCTGGAATGGCTCGGGCCCGGCCGGCATGCGCGGCTGGTCTCCCGGGATGGCGGCGCTATCGCCAGCCCCGGCTGGAACACCTTGCGGGGCTGACCCCTTGCCGGGGATGACGGCGGAATGCTTTTCCGGCACAATAAATTGCTATCATCGCGATTGGGGTTGTGAAAGACCCCCTTGCCAAGCGGGCCAGGGAGCGCTATATCCCCCCTCTTCCCGACGCACCAGGAGAGAAGGACAATGAAGAAAGACATCCATCCCAACGTGAGCAAGACCACTTTTCGCTGCAACTGCGGCTACGAGGAGAGCCTCCTGTCCACCAAGTCCGGCGACGAGGTGAGCGTGGAGATCTGCTCCAATTGCC
Proteins encoded:
- the rpmE gene encoding 50S ribosomal protein L31, translating into MKKDIHPNVSKTTFRCNCGYEESLLSTKSGDEVSVEICSNCHPFFTGKQRFVDTAGRIDRFKKKYAKFQQGK